From the Amycolatopsis thermoflava N1165 genome, one window contains:
- a CDS encoding PTS fructose transporter subunit IIC yields the protein MKFVAVTSCPTGIAHTYMAAEALEQAAKAAGHEMTVETQGAAGSAPLDAARIAEADAVVFAADVDVRDRERFAGKPTVTAGVKAAINDGAGLIAQAVKAAEEGAAPVAPSAPELASKVDGSAGFGTRLRQWLMTGVSYMIPFVAAGGILIALSFLIGGPEVAAKVGGGDFQGVTYPGIENVSDLMSQAGIAGVLFKIGSLAFEMLVPILSGFIAFGMADRPGIAPGIVGGLLATATGAGFLGGLVSGLLAGAVTLGLKKLKVPRGVAGVMPVVVIPLVSTLVVGFLMVVVVGEPIAAAQTGLSDWLSGLSGGSAWVLGALLGLMMAFDMGGPVNKVAYTFGLAALASGNYVIMAAVMAAGMTPPLGLALATLVRRNRFTPAERQAGQAGWLLGLSFITEGAIPFAAGDPFRIIPSLMVGSATTGALVAAFGATSPAPHGGIWVVGLIGNPLLFLLAVAIGTLVTCGCVLLAKSIGRDRAPAAATPETSTQAVAA from the coding sequence ATGAAGTTCGTGGCAGTCACGTCGTGCCCGACCGGGATCGCGCACACCTACATGGCCGCCGAGGCCCTGGAGCAGGCCGCGAAGGCCGCCGGGCACGAGATGACCGTGGAAACGCAGGGCGCGGCCGGGTCCGCGCCGCTCGACGCAGCCCGGATCGCCGAGGCCGACGCGGTGGTCTTCGCCGCGGACGTGGACGTCCGGGACCGGGAGCGGTTCGCGGGCAAGCCGACGGTCACGGCCGGGGTCAAGGCCGCCATCAACGACGGCGCCGGCCTGATCGCGCAGGCCGTGAAGGCCGCCGAGGAGGGCGCGGCCCCAGTCGCGCCGTCCGCGCCCGAGCTGGCGTCCAAGGTGGACGGTTCCGCGGGGTTTGGCACCCGGTTGCGCCAGTGGCTGATGACCGGCGTGTCCTACATGATCCCCTTCGTCGCGGCGGGCGGGATCCTCATCGCCCTGTCGTTCCTGATCGGCGGCCCGGAGGTCGCGGCCAAGGTCGGCGGCGGCGACTTCCAGGGCGTCACCTACCCGGGCATCGAGAACGTGTCCGACCTGATGAGCCAGGCCGGGATCGCCGGGGTGCTGTTCAAGATCGGGTCGCTGGCGTTCGAGATGCTCGTGCCGATCCTGTCCGGGTTCATCGCGTTCGGCATGGCCGACCGGCCGGGGATCGCGCCCGGCATCGTGGGCGGCCTGCTCGCCACCGCGACCGGCGCCGGGTTCCTCGGCGGTCTCGTGTCCGGTCTGCTGGCCGGTGCGGTCACGCTGGGCCTGAAGAAGCTGAAGGTGCCGCGCGGGGTGGCCGGGGTGATGCCCGTCGTGGTGATCCCGCTGGTGTCCACACTGGTCGTCGGGTTCCTCATGGTCGTCGTGGTGGGCGAGCCGATCGCGGCCGCGCAGACCGGCCTGAGCGACTGGCTGTCCGGCCTGTCCGGCGGCAGCGCGTGGGTGCTCGGCGCCCTCCTCGGGCTGATGATGGCCTTCGACATGGGCGGCCCGGTGAACAAGGTGGCCTACACCTTCGGCCTGGCCGCGCTCGCCAGCGGCAACTACGTGATCATGGCCGCGGTGATGGCGGCCGGCATGACGCCGCCGCTCGGGCTGGCGCTGGCCACCCTGGTGCGCCGCAACCGGTTCACCCCGGCGGAGCGGCAGGCGGGCCAGGCCGGCTGGCTGCTCGGGTTGTCGTTCATCACCGAGGGCGCGATCCCGTTCGCCGCGGGCGACCCGTTCCGGATCATCCCGTCGCTGATGGTCGGCAGCGCCACCACCGGTGCGCTGGTCGCGGCCTTCGGCGCCACCTCGCCGGCCCCGCACGGCGGCATCTGGGTGGTCGGGCTCATCGGCAACCCGCTGCTGTTCCTGCTCGCCGTCGCCATCGGCACGCTCGTCACCTGCGGGTGCGTGCTGCTCGCCAAGAGCATCGGCCGCGACCGCGCGCCCGCCGCGGCCACCCCCGAAACGTCCACCCAGGCCGTCGCGGCCTGA
- the pfkB gene encoding 1-phosphofructokinase translates to MIVTVTPNPSLDHTVEVDALRRGDVLRAGPSRLDPGGKGVNVARALAAHGRKTAAVLFAGGADGRRLTELLDEQGVAVRQVPIDGDTRTNITLAEPDGVVTKLNLPGPLCSDGDAEALLQAALAACEDGTVWLAGCGSLPPGAPRDTYARLVRRGHEAGLRVAVDSSGSALDRSLAEGPDLVKPNREELAACAGMPVRTLGDAVVAAGVLRSRGARTVLASLGPDGAVLVADGAALHGEAPVPVARSTVGAGDALLAGFLAAGGAGRDALARALAWGAAAAALPGSRMPAPADVARIGVTIHPSVDADRELKE, encoded by the coding sequence ATGATCGTCACCGTCACCCCCAACCCCAGCCTCGACCACACCGTCGAGGTGGATGCCCTGCGGCGCGGTGACGTTCTGCGCGCCGGACCGTCCCGGTTGGACCCCGGCGGGAAGGGCGTCAACGTCGCGCGGGCGCTGGCCGCGCACGGCCGCAAGACCGCGGCCGTCCTGTTCGCCGGCGGCGCCGACGGGCGGCGGCTCACCGAACTGCTCGACGAGCAGGGGGTCGCGGTCCGGCAGGTGCCCATCGACGGCGACACCCGCACCAACATCACCCTCGCCGAGCCGGACGGCGTGGTCACCAAGCTCAACCTGCCCGGCCCGCTGTGCTCCGACGGTGACGCGGAAGCGTTGCTGCAGGCGGCCCTCGCCGCGTGCGAGGACGGCACGGTCTGGCTCGCCGGTTGTGGCAGCCTGCCGCCGGGCGCGCCGCGGGACACCTACGCCCGGTTGGTCCGGCGCGGTCACGAGGCCGGGTTGCGCGTCGCGGTCGACTCGTCCGGCTCGGCGCTCGACCGGTCCCTCGCCGAGGGGCCGGACCTGGTCAAACCCAACCGGGAGGAGCTGGCCGCCTGCGCCGGGATGCCGGTGCGCACGCTCGGCGACGCCGTCGTGGCGGCCGGAGTCCTGCGGTCGCGCGGCGCCCGGACCGTCCTGGCCAGTCTCGGGCCAGACGGCGCGGTGCTCGTCGCCGACGGTGCCGCCCTTCACGGGGAGGCGCCCGTCCCGGTCGCGCGCAGCACCGTCGGCGCCGGTGACGCGCTGCTCGCGGGTTTCCTCGCCGCGGGCGGCGCCGGCCGGGACGCCCTCGCCAGGGCGCTGGCCTGGGGCGCCGCAGCCGCGGCGCTGCCCGGCAGCCGGATGCCCGCACCCGCCGATGTCGCCCGCATCGGCGTCACGATCCACCCTTCGGTCGACGCCGACCGAGAACTCAAGGAGTGA
- the kstR gene encoding cholesterol catabolism transcriptional regulator KstR, with protein sequence MAAKAKTSTQPKNGMSALSSDELGSAAQRDRRRRIIDATLALASKGGYDAVQMRAVAEKADVALGTLYRYFPSKIHLLVSGLAREFERAHEKLQRTSIPGDTPSERLIFVLSRNTRLMQRDPHLTEAMVRAFMFADTTAAAEVEQVGRLLESMFARAMGIEEPTEHDRAVFHLIADVWMANLVAWVTRRASAADVANRLELSVHLLLDNTR encoded by the coding sequence ATGGCCGCCAAAGCGAAGACGTCCACCCAACCGAAGAACGGGATGAGCGCGTTGTCCAGCGACGAGCTCGGTTCCGCCGCGCAGCGGGACCGGCGACGGCGCATCATCGACGCGACACTGGCACTGGCGTCCAAGGGCGGGTACGACGCCGTCCAGATGCGGGCCGTGGCCGAGAAGGCCGACGTCGCACTGGGCACCCTCTACCGCTACTTCCCGTCGAAGATCCACCTGCTGGTCTCCGGCCTGGCCAGGGAGTTCGAACGCGCGCACGAGAAGCTGCAGCGGACGAGCATCCCGGGCGACACGCCGAGCGAGCGGCTCATCTTCGTGCTCAGCCGCAACACCCGGCTGATGCAGCGCGACCCGCACCTGACCGAGGCGATGGTCCGGGCGTTCATGTTCGCCGACACCACGGCCGCCGCCGAGGTCGAGCAGGTCGGGCGGCTGCTGGAGAGCATGTTCGCGCGCGCCATGGGCATCGAGGAGCCGACCGAGCACGACCGCGCGGTCTTCCACCTCATCGCCGACGTGTGGATGGCGAACCTGGTCGCGTGGGTCACCCGCCGCGCGTCCGCCGCCGACGTCGCGAACCGGCTGGAGCTGTCGGTGCACCTGCTGCTGGACAACACGCGCTGA
- a CDS encoding LLM class F420-dependent oxidoreductase, with protein sequence MKFGISTFITDEGIRPGALGRALEERGFDSLLLAEHSHIPVSRESPYPGGGELPRVYYRTLDPFIALTAAAAETRDLLLFTGVALLVQRDVIHTAKEVASLDLLSGGRVAFGVGVGWNREEMRNHGTEPRTRGALIDEQIQALKAIWTQDEAEFHGKHVDFDPIWQWPKPVQRPHPPIYVGGESEAALTRLLDHADGWMPRSHTPPAEIKRVRAWLAEQGRPDVPFTVFGAGRSEEALAGYAEAGVERVTFMLGTRPESETLTKLDELAALAEGYR encoded by the coding sequence ATGAAGTTCGGGATCTCGACGTTCATCACCGACGAAGGCATCCGGCCGGGCGCGCTCGGCCGCGCGCTGGAGGAGCGCGGGTTCGACTCGCTGCTGCTCGCCGAGCATTCGCACATCCCGGTCAGCCGGGAGAGCCCCTACCCCGGCGGCGGTGAGCTGCCCCGCGTCTACTACCGCACGCTGGACCCGTTCATCGCGCTGACCGCGGCCGCGGCGGAGACCCGCGACCTGCTGCTCTTCACCGGTGTCGCCCTGCTGGTGCAGCGCGATGTCATCCACACCGCCAAGGAGGTCGCGAGCCTCGACCTGCTTTCCGGCGGCCGCGTCGCCTTCGGGGTCGGCGTGGGCTGGAACCGCGAGGAGATGCGCAACCACGGCACCGAGCCGCGCACCCGCGGCGCCCTGATCGACGAGCAGATCCAGGCGCTCAAGGCGATCTGGACGCAGGACGAGGCCGAGTTCCACGGCAAGCACGTCGACTTCGACCCGATCTGGCAGTGGCCCAAGCCGGTGCAGCGCCCGCACCCGCCGATCTACGTGGGCGGCGAGAGCGAGGCCGCACTCACCCGGCTCCTCGACCACGCCGACGGCTGGATGCCGCGGTCGCACACCCCGCCTGCGGAGATCAAGCGCGTCCGCGCCTGGCTGGCCGAGCAGGGCCGCCCCGACGTCCCGTTCACCGTCTTCGGCGCGGGCCGCAGCGAGGAGGCGCTGGCCGGGTACGCCGAGGCCGGGGTGGAGCGCGTGACGTTCATGCTCGGCACCCGCCCCGAATCGGAGACGCTCACCAAGCTCGACGAGCTCGCCGCCCTCGCGGAGGGCTACCGGTGA
- a CDS encoding acyl-CoA dehydrogenase, whose product MSVLTAEQRALAGTIRSGARSRDDLTAIGVFGIGVPEDLGGAGGTVADAAVAVEESAAALVPGPVLGTVLAALVLGRRGGSPVAKELLPAFADGSASAGVALSPDGPVLDADATHVLVADGDTWSVRERGAETVESFDLSRSYGRPRDGDGTVFEGAELRVFAATLAAAEAAGIARWCVATASEHAKVREQFGRPIGSFQAVKHLCAEMLCRAELAGALAWDAARAAGETPEQHEFAASVAAAGALDAAVDTAKDCIQVLGGIGFTWEHDAHRYLRRAVALRQWLGGSAAWRRSAASLALAGVRRELGVDLSEHFDPAVRATVAEIAALPEGERRERLATSGYLMPHWPAPYGLDATPAQQLVIDAELARAGVARPDLVIGAWAVPTILEHGTDEQRRRFVMPTLRGELTWCQLFSEPGAGSDLASLRTRATEVDGGFVLSGQKVWTSLAQEADWAICLARTDPDAPKHQGITYFLVDMSSPGIDVRPLREITGVERFNEVFLDEVFVPSANVVGEVNGGWRLARTTLANERVAMSGGSSVGEAVESLLGAVREPDPAMLERLGALVVEGSACALLDLRSTLRRLAGQDPGAESSVRKLIGVRHRQAAAEAALELLGPPGVLVTDETAAAQHEFLLTRCLSIAGGTTQILLSVAAERLLGLPRS is encoded by the coding sequence ATGTCAGTCCTCACCGCGGAGCAGCGCGCGCTCGCCGGGACGATCCGCTCCGGCGCCAGGAGCCGGGACGACCTGACCGCCATCGGCGTGTTCGGCATCGGGGTGCCGGAGGACCTGGGCGGCGCGGGCGGGACGGTCGCCGACGCCGCGGTGGCCGTCGAGGAGTCCGCGGCCGCGCTCGTGCCGGGACCGGTGCTCGGGACCGTGCTGGCGGCGCTGGTGCTGGGGCGCCGTGGCGGATCGCCGGTGGCGAAGGAGCTGCTACCGGCGTTCGCGGACGGCTCGGCGAGCGCGGGCGTGGCGCTGTCGCCGGACGGGCCGGTGCTCGACGCGGACGCCACCCACGTCCTGGTGGCCGACGGCGACACGTGGAGCGTGCGCGAGCGCGGGGCGGAAACCGTCGAGTCGTTCGACCTGTCCCGCTCCTACGGGCGGCCGCGGGACGGTGACGGCACCGTGTTCGAGGGCGCTGAGCTGCGGGTTTTCGCGGCGACGCTGGCTGCGGCGGAGGCGGCCGGGATCGCGCGCTGGTGCGTGGCGACGGCGTCGGAGCACGCGAAGGTGCGCGAACAGTTCGGCCGGCCGATCGGGTCGTTCCAGGCGGTCAAGCACCTGTGCGCGGAGATGCTGTGCCGGGCCGAACTGGCCGGGGCACTGGCGTGGGACGCGGCGCGGGCCGCCGGCGAGACGCCGGAGCAACACGAGTTCGCCGCGTCGGTGGCGGCCGCCGGGGCGCTGGACGCGGCGGTGGACACCGCCAAGGACTGCATCCAGGTCCTCGGCGGGATCGGGTTCACCTGGGAGCACGACGCGCACCGGTACCTGCGCCGCGCGGTGGCGTTGCGGCAGTGGCTGGGCGGTTCGGCCGCGTGGCGCCGCTCGGCGGCGTCGCTCGCGCTGGCGGGGGTGCGGCGGGAGCTGGGGGTAGACCTGTCGGAGCACTTCGACCCGGCCGTGCGGGCGACGGTGGCGGAGATCGCCGCGCTGCCCGAGGGGGAGCGCCGGGAGCGGCTGGCGACGAGTGGATACCTGATGCCGCACTGGCCCGCGCCCTACGGGCTGGACGCGACGCCGGCGCAGCAACTGGTGATCGACGCCGAACTGGCGCGCGCCGGGGTGGCGCGGCCCGATCTGGTGATCGGCGCCTGGGCGGTGCCGACCATCCTGGAGCACGGCACGGACGAGCAGCGGCGGCGGTTCGTGATGCCGACCCTGCGCGGCGAGCTGACCTGGTGCCAGTTGTTCAGCGAGCCAGGGGCCGGCTCCGACCTGGCGTCGCTGCGGACGCGGGCGACCGAAGTGGACGGTGGGTTCGTGTTGTCCGGGCAGAAGGTCTGGACGTCGCTCGCTCAGGAGGCGGACTGGGCGATCTGCCTCGCGCGCACCGATCCGGACGCACCCAAGCACCAGGGCATCACCTACTTCCTGGTCGACATGTCGTCACCAGGCATCGACGTCCGCCCACTGCGGGAGATCACCGGGGTCGAGCGGTTCAACGAGGTCTTCCTGGACGAGGTGTTCGTGCCGTCGGCGAACGTGGTCGGCGAGGTGAACGGCGGCTGGCGCCTGGCCAGGACGACCCTGGCGAACGAACGCGTGGCGATGAGCGGCGGTTCGTCGGTCGGGGAGGCGGTGGAGTCGCTGCTGGGGGCGGTGCGTGAGCCGGATCCGGCGATGCTGGAACGGCTCGGTGCGCTGGTGGTGGAGGGCTCGGCGTGCGCGCTGCTCGACCTGCGCTCGACCCTGCGGCGGCTGGCCGGGCAGGACCCGGGGGCGGAGTCGAGCGTGCGGAAGCTGATCGGCGTGCGGCACCGGCAGGCCGCGGCGGAGGCGGCGCTGGAACTGCTCGGCCCGCCGGGTGTCCTGGTGACGGACGAGACGGCGGCGGCGCAACACGAGTTCCTGCTGACACGCTGCCTGAGCATCGCCGGCGGCACGACGCAGATCCTGCTGTCGGTGGCGGCGGAACGCCTGCTGGGGCTGCCGCGCTCCTGA
- the ptsP gene encoding phosphoenolpyruvate--protein phosphotransferase, whose translation MGEVVLRPVTGIGVSPGVAHGPVARLAEPPRLPEADAPEADVPAAVERARVALAEVAAFLDERSAQAGGAAADVLLAQSMMVADPALVDRIRARLEDGRGLAHAVADAFAGFRDALTAAGGYLAERAADVDDLRDRTVARILGVPMPGVPDPGHPFVLVARDLAPADTAVLDAGRVRAIVTELGGPTSHTAILAKSLGIPAVVACAGAASLTDGTPVLVRGATGEVVVDPAASLVEAAEAEAAEQAAALAASSGPGRTADGVPVALLVNVGAARDLAAAAAADSEGVGLLRTEFLYLDRADEPSVEEQRRSYAEVFQAFGGRKVVVRTLDAGADKPLAFVDHGDEPNPALGVRGLRLARRHPRMLADQLTAIAAARDGSTAEVWVMAPMVSTPAEAAEFAGAARAHGLPVAGTMVEVPAAALRAGAILAACDFVSIGTNDLGQYTFAADRMAGELADLLDPWQPALLELVRATGAAGTAAGKPVGVCGEAASDPLLALVLVGLGVTSLSMAPSALPAVRVALAAHTAAECAELAQLALSAPDAASARERVAAAVGAAVGAG comes from the coding sequence ATGGGTGAGGTCGTCCTCCGCCCGGTGACCGGGATCGGCGTCAGCCCGGGTGTCGCGCACGGCCCGGTCGCCCGGCTGGCCGAACCGCCGCGGCTGCCGGAGGCGGACGCGCCGGAAGCCGACGTGCCTGCCGCCGTGGAGCGGGCGCGCGTGGCGCTGGCCGAGGTGGCCGCGTTTCTCGACGAACGCTCCGCCCAGGCCGGTGGTGCGGCCGCGGACGTCCTGCTGGCGCAGTCGATGATGGTCGCCGATCCCGCGCTGGTGGACCGGATCCGGGCGCGCCTGGAGGACGGACGGGGCTTGGCACACGCGGTCGCCGACGCGTTCGCCGGGTTCCGTGACGCGCTCACCGCGGCAGGCGGTTACCTCGCCGAGCGGGCCGCCGACGTCGACGACCTGCGGGACCGCACCGTGGCGCGGATCCTCGGCGTCCCGATGCCCGGCGTGCCCGACCCGGGACACCCGTTCGTCCTGGTCGCACGGGACCTCGCGCCCGCCGACACGGCCGTCCTCGACGCCGGGCGGGTGCGGGCGATCGTGACCGAGCTGGGCGGCCCCACCAGCCACACCGCGATTTTGGCGAAGTCGCTGGGCATCCCGGCGGTGGTCGCGTGCGCCGGCGCGGCGTCGCTGACCGACGGGACGCCGGTGCTCGTCCGCGGCGCGACGGGGGAGGTGGTCGTCGACCCGGCGGCCTCGCTCGTCGAGGCGGCGGAGGCCGAGGCGGCCGAACAGGCTGCCGCGCTGGCGGCCTCCAGCGGCCCTGGCCGGACCGCGGACGGCGTTCCGGTGGCGTTGCTGGTGAACGTCGGGGCGGCCCGTGACCTCGCGGCCGCGGCAGCGGCCGACTCGGAGGGCGTGGGCCTGCTGCGCACCGAGTTCCTGTACCTGGACCGGGCCGACGAGCCGTCGGTCGAGGAGCAGCGCCGAAGCTACGCCGAGGTGTTCCAGGCGTTCGGCGGTCGCAAGGTCGTGGTGCGCACGCTCGACGCGGGCGCGGACAAGCCGCTCGCGTTCGTCGACCACGGTGACGAGCCCAATCCGGCGCTCGGTGTGCGCGGTTTGCGCCTGGCCCGGCGGCACCCGCGGATGCTGGCGGACCAGCTGACCGCGATCGCCGCCGCCCGCGACGGCAGCACGGCCGAGGTGTGGGTTATGGCGCCGATGGTGTCCACGCCGGCGGAGGCCGCGGAGTTCGCCGGCGCCGCCCGCGCGCACGGGCTTCCGGTCGCCGGGACGATGGTCGAGGTGCCCGCGGCCGCGCTGCGGGCAGGCGCGATCCTCGCCGCCTGCGATTTCGTCAGCATCGGCACCAACGACCTCGGCCAGTACACGTTCGCGGCCGACCGGATGGCCGGTGAGCTGGCCGACCTGCTCGACCCGTGGCAGCCCGCGCTCCTCGAGCTGGTCCGCGCCACCGGCGCGGCAGGCACGGCGGCGGGCAAGCCCGTCGGGGTCTGCGGCGAGGCGGCGAGCGATCCGCTGCTGGCGCTGGTGCTGGTGGGCCTCGGGGTGACGAGCCTGTCGATGGCGCCGTCCGCGCTGCCCGCCGTCCGCGTCGCGCTCGCGGCCCACACGGCCGCCGAATGCGCGGAGCTCGCGCAGCTCGCCCTGTCCGCCCCGGACGCGGCGAGCGCCCGCGAGCGGGTCGCCGCCGCGGTCGGGGCCGCGGTCGGGGCCGGGTGA
- a CDS encoding LLM class F420-dependent oxidoreductase, protein MKLGISTFVTDESARADVLAKAVEERGFDTLFVAEHSHIPVSRETRYPAGGEMARAYYRALDPFVALTAAAAATTTLKLGTGIALLIQRDVLHTAKSVASLDLLSGGRFLFGVGVGWNREEMRNHGTDPRTRGALLDEQIQALRTLWTNDEAEFHGVHVDFDPVFQWPKPAREVPVYIGGNSTAALDRAKRLDAGWLPNALRDPEAAAAQVAQAGSVPVTATSAPPDPALLDAYAEAGAERVTLGLPAASEGDTLRRLDALAALVPRVS, encoded by the coding sequence GTGAAGCTGGGCATTTCGACGTTCGTCACCGACGAGAGCGCGCGGGCGGACGTCCTGGCGAAGGCGGTCGAGGAGCGCGGGTTCGACACCCTGTTCGTGGCCGAGCACTCGCACATCCCGGTCAGCCGCGAAACCCGGTACCCGGCCGGCGGCGAGATGGCGCGGGCCTACTACCGGGCGCTCGACCCGTTCGTCGCGCTGACCGCGGCGGCCGCCGCGACCACGACGCTCAAGCTGGGCACCGGCATCGCCCTGCTGATCCAGCGGGACGTCCTGCACACCGCGAAGTCCGTCGCGAGCCTCGACCTGTTGTCCGGCGGGCGTTTCCTGTTCGGCGTGGGCGTCGGCTGGAACCGCGAGGAGATGCGCAACCACGGCACCGACCCGCGCACCCGTGGCGCGCTGCTGGACGAACAGATCCAGGCACTCCGGACATTGTGGACGAACGACGAGGCCGAGTTCCACGGCGTGCACGTGGATTTCGACCCGGTGTTCCAGTGGCCCAAGCCGGCGCGGGAGGTGCCGGTCTACATCGGCGGCAACAGCACCGCCGCGCTGGACCGCGCGAAGCGGCTGGACGCGGGCTGGCTCCCCAACGCCCTGCGCGATCCGGAAGCGGCCGCGGCACAGGTGGCGCAGGCCGGATCGGTTCCGGTGACCGCGACGTCCGCGCCACCGGACCCGGCGCTGCTCGACGCCTACGCCGAGGCCGGGGCCGAGCGCGTCACGCTGGGCCTGCCGGCCGCGTCGGAGGGCGACACGCTGCGCCGTCTCGACGCGCTGGCCGCGCTCGTGCCGCGCGTCAGCTGA
- a CDS encoding class A beta-lactamase-related serine hydrolase, whose translation MRSRTAGKVVLPAAVFGAVTMLIFTVQHQPRASSASEVVQVSAPVASTTTPEPSPPPATESDPAPAADTPPAPAEDDTVAQRVQDLARTKVASAEVGVEVYDRQTGVVLTQLNADQQFYSMSVVKLLIALDVLRESGWGLPASSTQTQLTRMITASDDGIASSLWVAHGGTAIVTRMARLIGLTGTEPPSSAGQWGSTKITAADMVKVYNYMEDELPQATRDLLYNAMYHASEHGSDGTDQYFGIPDGLPGTTWAIKQGWGTSGSQAVYNTTGLLGADARYVVIVLIAAPSRYYRTLPMALTTGTTALQPLVS comes from the coding sequence ATGAGAAGCAGGACGGCCGGCAAGGTCGTGCTCCCGGCCGCGGTGTTCGGCGCCGTGACCATGCTTATCTTCACGGTCCAGCACCAGCCGCGGGCGTCTTCGGCGAGCGAGGTCGTGCAGGTGAGCGCCCCGGTGGCGTCGACGACGACCCCGGAGCCGTCGCCACCACCCGCCACCGAGTCCGACCCGGCGCCGGCCGCCGACACCCCGCCGGCCCCGGCCGAGGACGACACCGTCGCCCAGCGGGTGCAGGACCTCGCGCGGACGAAGGTGGCGAGCGCCGAGGTCGGGGTCGAGGTGTACGACCGGCAGACCGGCGTCGTCCTGACGCAGCTCAACGCCGACCAGCAGTTCTACTCGATGTCCGTGGTGAAGCTGCTGATCGCGCTGGACGTGCTGCGGGAGAGCGGGTGGGGCCTGCCGGCGAGCAGCACGCAGACCCAGCTGACCAGGATGATCACCGCCAGCGACGACGGCATCGCCAGCAGCCTGTGGGTCGCGCACGGCGGCACCGCCATCGTGACCCGGATGGCCAGGCTGATCGGGCTGACCGGCACCGAGCCACCGTCGTCGGCGGGCCAGTGGGGATCGACGAAGATCACCGCCGCGGACATGGTCAAGGTCTACAACTACATGGAGGACGAACTGCCGCAGGCCACCCGCGACCTGCTCTACAACGCGATGTACCACGCCTCCGAACACGGCTCGGACGGCACGGACCAGTACTTCGGCATCCCGGACGGGCTGCCCGGCACGACGTGGGCGATCAAGCAGGGCTGGGGCACCAGCGGTTCGCAGGCGGTCTACAACACGACGGGCCTGCTCGGCGCCGACGCCAGGTACGTCGTGATCGTCCTGATCGCGGCGCCGTCCCGCTACTACCGCACGCTGCCCATGGCGCTCACCACCGGCACCACAGCCCTGCAGCCGCTGGTCAGCTGA
- a CDS encoding PTS sugar transporter subunit IIA: MAELITADLVDLDVPGTDRAEVTAGLARRLVAAGRVTDLDGFLADIRKREEQMPTGIEGGIGIPHARSAFVTEPTLAFGRSAAGVDFGASDGPARLIFLIAAPEGGGEEHMTILAQLARRLVHQSFRQSLLDAPDADAVVQLVREEVLGR; this comes from the coding sequence ATGGCCGAACTCATCACCGCCGATCTGGTCGACCTCGACGTCCCCGGCACCGACCGCGCCGAGGTCACCGCCGGGCTCGCGCGACGGCTCGTCGCCGCAGGCCGGGTCACCGACCTGGACGGCTTCCTCGCCGACATCCGCAAGCGCGAGGAGCAGATGCCGACCGGCATCGAGGGCGGCATCGGCATCCCGCACGCCCGCTCGGCGTTCGTCACCGAACCGACGCTGGCGTTCGGCCGGTCCGCCGCCGGGGTCGACTTCGGCGCATCCGACGGCCCGGCCCGCCTGATCTTCCTCATCGCCGCGCCGGAGGGCGGCGGCGAGGAGCACATGACCATCCTCGCCCAGCTCGCCCGGCGCCTCGTCCACCAGTCGTTCCGCCAGTCGCTGCTCGACGCGCCCGACGCGGACGCGGTCGTCCAGCTCGTCCGCGAGGAGGTGCTCGGACGATGA
- a CDS encoding HPr family phosphocarrier protein, giving the protein MPERRVVVGSTVGLHARPAALFVKAAAAQPVPVSIGKDGADPVDARSILSVLGLGARGGDEVVLSADGPQAEQALDELAAIVAANHDG; this is encoded by the coding sequence ATGCCGGAACGCCGTGTCGTCGTCGGGTCCACCGTGGGCCTGCACGCCCGTCCCGCCGCCCTGTTCGTCAAGGCCGCCGCCGCGCAGCCGGTGCCGGTGAGCATCGGCAAGGACGGCGCCGACCCCGTCGACGCCCGCAGCATCCTGTCCGTGCTCGGCCTCGGCGCCCGGGGCGGGGACGAGGTCGTGCTCAGCGCCGACGGTCCGCAGGCCGAGCAGGCGCTCGACGAGCTTGCCGCGATCGTGGCGGCGAACCACGATGGGTGA